The Elusimicrobiota bacterium genomic sequence CCGACAGTGCAGGAAGCGATTGATGCGTTCGATGTGATATCAATGTCGTTGGATAAACAGATGCTTGTCTGTACATACCTGCCTGGTGATGAGACGGAGTTCAGTATACGTACAAAAGGTACGGATGCTGAAGGTAATACGGGTGATGAAACTAGTACGTTCCCGATTGATATTAAGTCGAAGAACGAAGAAAAGTTTAACCCGATCTCCGGCGGCGAGGTTAAAGTCGGGGAAGGTAATACCAGCGGGATGTATATCCCTGCAGGCACATTTAACTCGACCGGGACCGTTACTGCTGAGGTTATCGTAGAATCTACCATAACTAATACAGGTAGCGCGGCGATTGCGAAGGCGTATATGGCAGCAAGTAATTTGCCTGGTGTGCAGGCAAGTGAAGTGTATAACATGCAGGTGAAGATTGTTAACGGGCCGTTAGCGAAATTAGCATCAGGGAAAACTGTGAAAGTTACTATTCAATATAGTACTTTGACCGTAACAAATACTGATCTTGCAAAGTTGTATGTCTATCAACTGAATAGTGATGGTAGCTGGTCGAAGGTTACTAATGGAATGAACATAGATACCGTGTCTAATACGATCAGTGTTGAATCCGGAGCGAATTCGTCAGGGAATGTTTCCGGGAAATTTGCAGCGTTTATAGGTTCTGCGCAAACTAGTGGCGGGGATGGCAGCGGGACGTATGCTGGGCCGTTTAAGACATACGTATATCCTAACCCGTTCAAGCCGGCAACTGATACTAATGCGAACATACGGTACTTCATACCTGCGGGTGAAACAAATCTTGAAGTAACAATCAAGATATTTAATATCGCGGGTGAATTAGTACGCGAGTTCGATAAAGTAACGCTTGTGGCTACGGGAGCGAATAACGGATATACAGCTACTTGGGATGGTACAAACCAGAAGAGCGAGAAAGTCGCCAGTGGTGTGTACATCTATAAGTTCAAAGCCGGGACGCATACTGATACAAAACGTATAGCGGTTATCCGCTAAGCATAAAGAAATGGGTTGTAGCGCATGGGAGTTAATATCTCCCGTGCGTTGCAACCGGTAAAAACGGTAATACGTTATATGTTGTTTGATATTAAAATGTATTAATACAGGAGGAATGAAGAGATGGGTATGAAAAAAGGAAGTCTTCTGATGAAGAGCTTCATTTGTATCAGTATTGTGGCGTTGAGTTTGTCGTTAGTTTCCGCGGCGGTAATAAGAAAAGTGGCAGTTGAGTCGCTTAGAGGCCAGGTGGAAACATCGCTCGCAGGGACAGAAATTTGGAAAGCATGCAAAACAGGTGCGATCCTGAATGAAACTGCTAAAATTCGTACTGGAGACAAATCTTTTGTAGTTCTTAAGATGGATGACGGGACAAAGGTAAGGCTCGCAGCGAATACTATATTTTCTATTAAAACCATGAAACCGGAAGTTCGGGAGTTTGAGCTTAACCGCGGGAATATGCGTGCGTGGGTGAAGAAGTTGACAAAAAACGAATCGTTTGCTACACGTACCCCTACGGCGGTATGCGCTGTGCGTGGTACGGAGTTTGAGATTGAAGTGGATGAGAATAATAAAACCCGGGTAAGTTTGTTAAGCGGGTTAGTGGCAGTACGGCATGTTAACGGTCTTGGAGAGGAAATTGTTGTACATCCTAATGAACGTATTGATGTCCTTCCTGACTTAATGCCGTCCGCACCAGAACCGATTTCAGCAGGTGGTAGCGGGTCACGGGGTGCGTTGGCGTTGAATTCTTCAGGTAAAGATGAGATGGCAACAGAAGTTGGGATGGATATGTCACGTGAACAGGTTCAGGCAGCTGCAGCGCAGGAAATGAAGATGGCGGAGTACCAGCAGGGAAAGTCGTTAATTGATGTTTTTGGTAAACGCGTGAGAGTTGAAGAGTATATTATCCGTCCTCAGGAAGATACTATGAAACTTGTTACGATGAATGAACGTGATAACAGGTTTGATTATTTTGTGTGGAAAGTGCAGTTTGACAAAGCTATACCGACGGATCTTACTGCGTCAACTAAATGGATAGGTTGGACGGAAGGTTCAGTATCGCCGGATTATTATGTCAAAACTAACGAGTGGAACGCAAGTAATACCGTTGATAAAGTTGAATCACAGTATTCTGGCGGGCATGTGGAAAACAGCGGCGGGACGTATAAGTTGTTGTTTAACAACTATTATTACAGAATTAATAATATTGATAAAATGACTTATGCACCTACCACCTCCGGAGCTAATATAACGTCAATGAATGATGTCACGTGGAAAGTTGCGGGTGGTGCATCGGCAGGGATGACAAATACTGCGTTTGAAACATGGTTTGGAGCAAATACGGAGTCAACAGTTTCAGCGGATAAGTTAAATGATTCTCTCAAAGTAACTTTTGCAGATAATACGTGGTCAAAGGAAGAGTATTATATTATTAATGATGAAGGTAAGGTCGGAGCACGGTCGGTGTTTTCCGGGTTGGCCGGGAATTCGTACAGAGATCAGTTGTTGAAGTGGAACCAGCAGTTGGTGATGACTTCATCAGAATTTACCGGGGTGGATAAAAAGATTGACCTTGTGGTAGAACCAAAGTTGTTTGTTGATGCGGGGTTAGTGGCAATACCGTAAGTATGTGGCAAAGATAAGTTATAAGGTTTATTTAATTTAAGTTTGTTGTTAGAAAATATTATAAAATAAAAGGCGGTGGTTATATATGTCACCTGTTAGTAGCGAAGAGTTGATCCGTGCGTTGTGGGCATTGGGTGATGAGTTAAGAAAGTCTATGGATAAAAATACTGTGCGGTTGGAAAGTTGTCTGCGTGAATTAAAGACTGAAGTTGAAGCTGTCAAGAAACAGCAGCAGGAGTTACGGAAGGTACAGGAGTTGGTCGATATTTTGTGTAACAACAATTTTGACGGCGATAGCGCTGATATGGCACGAAAAAACAAGATAACTGATTATGTGCGAAAAAGAGTTTAACAAGGGTGTTTCTAAAGAAAATGAAAGGTGTGAATGTGACAACAACTGGTAAAAGGGTACTTACATTTTTAGTGGCGTTAGTTTTTGTTTCATTAGCATCGGGTGTTGGAAATGCTAAGGTTGAGTTTATCCCGTTGGTTAACCTCAGCGTGTTTGGCGGGCAGTATTTTTTTGGGTCGGAACCTGGCAGTTTCGGTGGGAATCTGAACCTGGATGTTACGCCTGCGGTGAAGTTCGGGGAGTCCAGTGCATTGTTACCGTCTTACTACGGCGGGTATCGCGGGGTAAAAGATGTCACTGATCTCGTAGGGGGAGGGACTCTTACACAGCAATCGCAGGATCATACGTTGTCATTTAAGTATATTCAAAAACTGGGGAAGGATTATAAAGCTAAAGTTAAACTAGGATATAGAACTGAACTTTTCCGTGAGACACTGGATGAAACATGGACTAAAGGGTTGTTTGATTATAACAAAACATCGTTTGGTGTTGAAGGTGAACGGTTGAACCTTGGTACTGTAAAAAATGTTTTGTTAGGTATCGGATATTTTGGTTTTAATTTCCCGAACTATCAGTCGTTGGCCGAAGAAAAGTATGGGCAGGAGTTGTCCGGGAAGATAGGTAAGGATGTTTTGAACTTTACAGCAGTCGAAGTGTATGTCAACAGTGAAATGAAGTTCAGCGAGAGTTTAGATGCGCGGGTTATGTATAACCTTACAAGTAAAAGTTTTGGGGATCAGAAAATTATTAATGACGGGCCGGCGTATAGTACCAGCCTGCGGCAGGATTTGACTCAGGTTGTTGACGGGTTGGCATCGTATTCTGTTACTGGGATGGAAGCTATGAAGATGTCAGTCGGGTTGACACTGCAGGGTGTGTTTAATAGTTCTAACCAAAATCATTATGATGCTACCCGTACAAAGTTTGTACCGGGATATTATGATTATTTGGATTTAAAAATCGGGCCGGTGTTGAGTGTGGGATTAACATCAATGCCGTTGACTGCTACTGTGTTATACAGTTTTGCGAATCGCGCGTATTCCAGCCGGTTTGTACAAGACGTTGCCGGGACGTACGGGACTGACAAAACTGCGGTACAGACTAATGTGTTGAGGTTAGGGGTTGAGTATGGAATCACAAAGTCGTTGAAGGTAAGTTTATTAGTAAATTATTTGAACAGCGGGTCAAATATGAAGTATGAGCAGGTTTATAAATATAATTATTCATCTGTTAATTATTTTCTTGGATTGCGGTGGGAGTATTAATTTTAGCAAAAAAAGTATTTGATATATATTTTCCCTAAAGGAGGGTAAAAGTGTAATGAACAGAAAAATTTTGGCAGTGGTGATGGCGTTAGTGGTTGCTGGGTTTGCCGTTGGGAATGTTTTTGCGGCACGGGATAAGATCGGGACTACGGTGTCATTTTTGAAGCTTGGCGCTGGAGTAAAACCATTGGCGATGGGTAGTGCGTATGCGGGTATCGCTAATGATGTTAACTCGATTTATTGGAACCCTGCGGGGTTGGCGGGTATGCAGAAAAAAGAAATTACTGCAATGTATAACCTTATGTATCAAGGTGTTGATTTCAGTGATATGGGGTATGGTTATATTGCAGCAGGTATACCCTTGGGTAAATTAGGGACGGTTGGGTATGCATTAAACTATTTCACCGCGGGAAGTATTGAAAAACGGTTAACGGATACGACGGATGCTGCCGGGACGTTTAGCGCGAGTTATATGTCCAATACTTTGGGGTATGGTATCGCGTTGGGTAATCTTGAGTTAGGGCTTGGGTTGAAGTTTATTAATGGTACTATAGACAGTACTGCTAGTAATTTAGCGATCGGCGCAGATCTTGGTGTTATGTACAACTTTAATTCTAGTTTAGGGCTTGGATTAGCAATACAAAACCTTGGAACACCGTTGAAGTTCGCGGCTTCAGAAGATCCTTTACCTTTGAATATTAAGCTCGGGGTGGGGTATAAAACCGGGAAGTTAAGCGCCGGGGTTGATGTTAATGTTCCAACGGATAATGATGTTAATTTCGCGCTTGGTGCAGAGTATGCATTAGCATTTGGGTCAATATCCTTGCCGTTACGGTTAGGGTTTAATACAGCCAGGATGCAGGATTTGGGTGCGATGAGCGGGTTAAGTTTAGGGCTTGGAGTTGGAATCAATGATATGCTGTGTTTTGACCTTGCGTGGTTGCCTCAGGGTGATCAGTTAGGGAATACGTATAGTATTGCGTTGACGTTTAAATTTTAAATAACTGTAAGACGGTATTTTTGAGTAAAAAAAAGAACTTCGGGTAATGCCCGGGGTTCTTTTTTATTATGATTTTAGGTTTGACTCACTGTTTAAATGTGTATATAATAAACAATATATATGTTATTAATGATAATGAGTTATTTATATGGCAAATAAGAAAAATACGTTTTTCTCAGATTTTTTAACAGGTTTTATCATCTCTGTTATTCTATTAGTGGCATACTTCCTGCAATTAGGAGTATTTGAAGTACTAGAGAATAAAATTTACGATTTCCGTGCATTATTAAGGCAGTCAAAAAAGCCGGGGGATGCTGTTGTTATTGTTGCGATTGATGATTCTAGCATTTCAAGTATCGGGCGTTGGCCATGGCCAAGATCCGTTATGGCGGATATTATCAGTAAAATATCAGAAGGACAGCCGAAAATCATTGGGTTGAGCATATTATACTCAGAACCAGAAGAAAGTCCGGGCTTGGATATGTTCCGGGAGTTGAAACAAAAATATTTCGCAATGCTTACGGATCCAACAACTAAAAGAAGCGGTGCAGCAAAAGTGTACCAGACTGTGTTACAGGATCTTAGTGCAGCGGAACAAGGGCTGGATAGCGATGCAATTCTAGAGAATACTTTTCTTGCGTGTCAAAACGTTATCTTGCCGATGTACTTTTCTGTTCAGGTGCCGGATGTTAGGGATAAAGATGAACAGCCATTGTTGTCCTCCAGTACTCTTTTGGGATTGAATTCTTTTGCAGGAAACGAGAATATCCCCGAGGGGTACTATCCTTCATTACCGCTTGAACCATTCGCGCTTGCGGCGGTGGGGCTTGGGCATGTGAATTCGTTTAATGATATTGACGGTGTATTGCGCAGAGAATCGCTGGTTATTAAACACATTAATAAGTTATATCCCTCATTTGCATTGCAGTTGGCAAGTGTTTTCTTGGATACAAATATTTCGGATATTAAACTTAACAAAAGTAATGAGTTGGTTGTAGGGAAGTCTGATATTCCTATAGATAAAAAGTTCGATATGATGATCAATTTTGTGGGGCCTGCGCAGTCATTCAAGTACTTTTCAGTGGTTGAAATACTGAAAGGAAATGTGCCGGTAGAGGCGTTCAAGGATAGAATTGTATTAATTGGCAGTATGGCAACTGGAATAGCTTCTCTAAATACAGTGCCTGTGGGAAGTAATTATCCGTCTATCGAAGTAACGGCGAATGTTTTACAGAATATTATTGCAAAACGGTTTATCTTACGGCCAAAATGGGCTGTGACTGTAGAGATAGTTACGCTGGTTCTCTGCGCATTATTCGTGATGCTCTTGCTTCCTAGGTTGAAAGCGCAATGGGGTGCAATATTGGCATCTGTGTTGATGATAATCATTATTGGTACCGGAACATATCTTTTTGCGGCAAATGGCTATTGGATAAAGATAATGTATTCCACAATGTTGTTGATGCTTGGGTATATCGTTATCGTATCAAAACGGTTCTTGTTCACTGAAAAACGTAAGGAGTTGGTAGAGGCTGAATCTATCGAAACTAATAAGATGTTGGGTTTGTCGTTCCAGGGACAGGGTATGCTGGATTTAGCATTTGATAAGTTTAGTAAGTGTCCGCTGGATGATCAGATGAAGGATTTGTTGTATAACCTCGCACTGGATTTTGAGCGTAAACGCCAGTTGAATAAAGCTATTGCTGTGTATGAACATATAGCGAATGTCGATCCGAACTTCAAGGATGTCAAAGCAAGGATTGACGGTGCAAAAAATATGGCGCCGGTTATGTCCTTGGGCGGTGCGGCTAAAGCTGATGGTACCGTAATGATTTCTGGTGCGGGACAAAAACCTACCCTCGGCAGGTATGAGATTGAGAAAGAACTTGGGCGGGGCGCTATGGGTATTGTGTATCTCGGGAAAGATCCTAAAATTAATCGTATGGTTGCGATTAAAACATTGAAGTTTGATGATGATGTGAGTGAAGAACAAATGAAGGCGGTTAAGGAACGGTTCTTCCGTGAAGCTGAGTCCGCGGGAAAGTTGTCTCACCCCAATATCATCCGTGTGTTTGATGCGGGGGATGATATGGATGTATCGTATATCGCAATGGAACTCCTGGATGGTAGTGATTTCAAGCAGTACTGCGAGAAAGATAAACTTTTGCCAATTCCTGAGGTAATTGATATAATAATTAAGGTTGCGGATGCGTTAGATTATGCGCATGCCGAAGGCGTTATACACCGGGATATTAAACCGGCAAATATTATGACATTGAAGGCTGGCGGTATACGCGTGACAGATTTTGGTATCGCGCGGATAACAGCATCGTCAAAAACACAAACCGGGACCGTGCTTGGTACCCCGAGTTATATGTCACCGGAACAGATTTCCGGGAAGAAAGTTGATGGAAGGTCGGATTTGTTCTCGTTAGGAGTAATGTTCTATGAGATGCTGGTTGGGAAGAAACCGTTTGAAGGTGATAGTATTGGGACATTGTTGTATCAGATAGTAAATGAAAAACATCCGTCTTCGCGGGCTGCTAATCCCAATATACCGGAATACGTCGAGAAAGTTATTGATAAGATGCTTGAGAAAAATGCAGATAACAGGTATAGCCGCGGGAAAGAAATTGTTGCGGACCTTAAGCAGTGTTTAGCTTTAATGAATACAAGTAAATAGTTTAATATAGAAGGAAATCTAAAGTGTTAAAAGTTATTGGGTTTGGCCAGTCTGATAAAGGGCAGAAACGGCAGAATAATGAAGATAATTTGTTTTACGAGCAGGAGATAGGGTTTTATATGGTTGCCGATGGAATGGGCGGCCATGCATCCGGTGAGATCGCGAGTAAAATCGCGGTGGATGTAATCTCCCAGCAAGTGAAGCAGTGTTTATCAACCGGGAAAGTGGCAAACCTCGGTCCTATGAATCCTAATTGGTCAATACGCACAAAATATCTTGTGCAAAGTGTTTATATGGCTAACCAGGTTATCTTTGAAGCAGCGTCCAAGTATCCACAGGATTATGGTATGGGCACAACAGTTGTTACGGTGTTGTTGCATGAGGATAATAAATTTACTGTTGCGCATGTAGGGGATAGTAGATTATATATGGTGCGTGATGGAAAACTCTCGCAGGTTACTACAGATCATTCCTATGTTGAAGAACAGGTTAGACGCGGGTTGTTGACGCCGGAACAGGCGAAGACCGCGGAAAATAAAAATATACTTACCCGCGCACTGGGGACTGAGAAAACTGTTAAGGTTGATATTCAGGAGTTGGAATTAAAAGAGAATGATGTTTATATGCTCTGTACCGACGGGCTTGACCGTATGGTGCCGGATGAGGATATAGAAAAAATTATTTTGGAGAAAAAAGAGCCGCCGGTGATTGCTAAAAGTCTGATTGATAAAGCCAATGCTAATGGCGGAGTAGATAATGTGACAGTTGTGTGTATGAAGGTTGAACCGACAAAGATGGGTTGGTTCGGAAAAATGTTTAGATAATATATTATTGAGGAATTAATAAAGTTATGCCAAAGCTTATCTTGAAGTTCGGGCCGGCGGTGATAAAGGAGTATCCGGTAGATAAAGATATTATTACAATCGGGCGCAAGCCGGATAATGATTTGGTGATTGAACACCAGGCGGTCTCCGGGCATCATGCAAGGTTATTGAAACAAGCCGGGATGTATATGATTGAAGATCTAAGCAGTACCAACGGTACTTTTGTTAATGGTAAAAAAATCTTGAATGCGTATCTCCGGAGTGGTAATGAAGTTTTGGTGGCAACACATACGTTAGTGTTTATAGATGACGCTCAACCTGCGGGTGAAGTGGCAGCGGTGTCAGAACAGTCGGTAGCTGCAGCAGTGCCGACTCCTCCGCCTCCGCGTCCTTCTGTACCGCCGCCGGTACCTCCTGCGCCTGCAGCAAGGACTAGTGTTCCAGCGGAACCCGTTACCGCGGTGGCTGGTGCTGGAAAAGCGTTGATAAGAATTGTTGAAGGAATTGTAGATATAACGGAGTTTAAGCTTACCGGTTCACTTACTTATATCGGTACAAACGAACAAGCAGTGATCAAAATTAAAGGTGGTCTTTTTGCTCCGCCTCTTGCTGCTGCTATTATTAAACGTCCGGAAGGATTTTTGTTTAAAGCTATAAAAGAAGGATATCCAAAAGTTAACGGTAAAACAGTTAAGGATGAACAGATACTTGCTTCCGGTGATATGATAGAATGCGGAAGTACTAAGATGACATTTATGGAGAAAGAATAAATTGTAATGTTTAAAAACTTATTTAAAAACAAAACTCAGTTTGTCGGGTTTATCATCTGCAGCATTATCGGACTGGCTGTATTGCTGGTGTATGTCCAACCGTTCTTGAATAACCACTTATTGCTTCCTCTGGAACGCGGGTTGTATGATGTCCGGTTCAAGCTCAGAGGGCGTATTCCTACAACAAAAAAGGTTGTTGTTGTGGATATTAATGAAGAAACTTTGGAGCGCCTCGGGAGATGGCCGTTCCCCAGGTATTTTCATGCAAAAATAGTTGATAATCTTGTAAAAAGCGGGGCAAAAACTATTGCGTTCGATATTTTGTTTACCGAGCCGGAACGCGATAATGCGTGGTCTGATCAAAAACTTGCTGACTCAGCAAAAAGGTCAAAATGTGTGATACAAAATTCGTTTATTGACTATAACTTTGACCCGCCGAAGATTACACTACCGATACCGGTACTGAAGAAATCAGCGGCTGAGGTCGGGATTGCTAATGCGTTCCCGCAGACGGATGGCGTGGTACGCGCATTACCGCCACTGTGCGAGGTTGATGGTAAGTATTATCCGCATCTGTCATTTGCTACGGCTTCACATTATCTGGGTAAGAATTGTATGGATATGTATAACGAATTGCCGTTAACACGGGATGGCGAGGTTTTGGTTAATTACCTCGGGCCGTTTAAAACAGTAGAGTTTGTGCCGTACTGGCAGGTTTATATGAAACAAATTGAACCTGAACATTTTAAGGATAAGATTGTTATTATCGGAGCAACGGCTACCGGGTTGTATGACCATCACCCTCAACCGTTTTCACCGCATTTCCCGGGGGTTGAAATACAGGCGACGTTGGTGGAGAATTTTATTACCAACTCTTTTATTCATCAGGTGCCGGGAATTTATACGGTATTAAGCATAATTTTATTGACATTGCTATGCGGATTCACGTTGCCGATTTTGAAAACACAAATTAGTACCGTAGCTGCGCCGTTGTATTTTCTTGCGTTCTTTTTGATTGGTTTAGGGGTATTCAACGCGCGGTATTGGTTTGAACTTGCGCCTGGATGTGTAATTATTTTGTTGAGTTATGTTGCTGTTATTGGGTATCGGTTGATCACCGAGGAAAAAGAAAAGAAAAGAATACGGCAAACATTTGGGACATATGTGTCACCACAGGTGTTAAACTTTGTATTGTCAAATCCTCCGTCGTTAGGTGGTGCCCGGCAGAAGGTTACGATATTTTTTTCGGATATCAGGGCATTCACTAGCTGGACTGAGACTACAAAAGCAGAAGAAGTGGTTACGTTGTTGAACGAGTACCTCACAAAAATGACGGATATTGTGTTTCAGCATAACGGGACAGTGGATAAGTTTATTGGTGACGCAATCATGGCGTTTTGGGGTGCACCGTTGCCGCAGGAAGACCATGCGTTTCGTGCGGTATCATGCGCGATTGATATGATAGTAGAGCTTAAGAAGTTCCAGGAAGAATTAAGGCGTACGAATAGGTATGTTATTGATATAGGTATTGGGATTAATACCGGTGACGCAATTGTTGGAAATATGGGTTCAAATAGAAGAATGGATTATACTGTAATAGGTGATAGCGTAAATTTGGCAGCACGGTTGGAACCGTTGAACAGAAAATATGATACGCATGTTATTATAGGTTCGACGACGTATGAGTTGGTGAAAGATAGGATTATTACACGTGAAATCGATAAGGTTAAGGTTAAGGGTAAAGATATTGAACAGATTATTTACGAAGCGGTCGGGTATAAAAAGTAGTTGAGGCCAAGAATCAGGTTTATATAAAAAGAGGAAAGCGATGGCAGACGTAAAACCGCAGGTTAGAAAGAAAACGTTAGAAACTATTTTAACGGACCGCGGGTTTGTTGACGCTGAAAAACTTGCGCAAGCACAAAAAATGGCAAAAGAAGGGCAGTTGCCATTACAACAGGTTATCATAAATCAGGGATGGGCAAAGAAAACTGATATGTTGCTTGCGTTGTCACAGGAGTGGGGTGTTAAGGCAATTGATTTATCAGAGATTGAAGTTGACCAGGATGTTGTAAAAATTGTACCTGAAGCTGCAGCGCGAAGGCAGCATGTGTTGCCGTTTGCCAAGGAAGAAAATGTTATGTATGTCGCGATGACGGATCCTCGCGATTTTTTTGTTGTTGAAGATATACGGTTACGGACAGGGTTTGATGTTCAGGCATATCTTGCTTTACCGGGTGATATTGAGGATGTATTAAATAAAGTTTACGGCCAGGCGATGCTCAGTAAGATTACGGCGTCTATAAAAACTGATGATCAGGTTCAGGTTATACAGGAAACAAAGGAAGAGTCGCGGGTTGATATTACCGATATAGAAGTTGATACCCCGGAAGTTGAGAAGATGGTCAACGCGGTTTTGCTTGGAGCGTTGGAGCTTAAAGCGTCAGATATTCATATTGAACCGTTTGAAGCTAAGATAATTACGCGGTACCGTATCGACGGTGTTCTTCAGGAAGCGCCGTTCCAGCCGCCACTGGCGTATCGTAATGCTTTGATTTCTAAACTAAAGATTATGACGCAGTCGATGGATATAACTGAACGCCGCCGTCCGCAGGACGGGCGTATACGGTTGAACGCAGGGAATAGGCCTATCGAATTGCGTGTAAATATTCTTCCTACCGTTTTTGGTGAGTCGTGTTGTATGCGTATACTTGACCGCAGTTCTATCCGCGTAGAACTTCATCAGTTGGGTTTTTTGCCGGATACGCTGGAACGTATTATGGCATCGGTGGGTAAGCCGAACGGTATCATACTTGTTACTGGCCCGACGGGTAGCGGTAAATCAACTACGTTGTACGCTGTGCTTAATGCTGTTAATACGCCGGATACTAAAATTTTGACTGCAGAAAACCCGGTGGAGTACAACCTCGAAGGGGTGGTGCAGGTTAATGTTAATCAGGAAATCGGGTTTGACTTCTCTGCGGCATTACGCGCGTTTTTGAGGCAGGATCCTGATATCATAATGGTCGGTGAAATCCGTGATAAAGAAACCGCTACTATCGCTATGGAAGCGGCAATGACCGGGCATTTGGTGTTCTCTACTTTGCATACAAACGATGCGCCAACTGCTATCGGTAGGTTGGCGGATATGGGTGTATTGCCGTTTTTGATTGCATCAACACTGGAAGGTGTGCTTGCGCAGAGGTTGGTGCGGCGTGTGTGTAAGGAATGTAAAGAACCTGCACCAATGACGGATGATGTTGCAAAAGTTTTGACTGAAGCAGGGCTTGACCCAGGTCAGGCAAAGTTGGTACGCGGGAAAGGATGTCCTGTTTGTAATAATACGGGATACAAAGGGCGCGCGGGGATACATGAGTTTTTATATATGGATGATATGCTGCGGTCGTTGATTTTGAAAGAAGTAGCGACGGGACCGGTTAAGGAACTGGCAATCAAGAACGGTATGAGGTCATTGTATAATGACGGGTTGATTAAAGCCGCGCAAGGTGTTACTACTATAGATGAAATTTTGCGTGCAGCTAAAGTAGACTAAGTTTT encodes the following:
- a CDS encoding FecR family protein, which codes for MGMKKGSLLMKSFICISIVALSLSLVSAAVIRKVAVESLRGQVETSLAGTEIWKACKTGAILNETAKIRTGDKSFVVLKMDDGTKVRLAANTIFSIKTMKPEVREFELNRGNMRAWVKKLTKNESFATRTPTAVCAVRGTEFEIEVDENNKTRVSLLSGLVAVRHVNGLGEEIVVHPNERIDVLPDLMPSAPEPISAGGSGSRGALALNSSGKDEMATEVGMDMSREQVQAAAAQEMKMAEYQQGKSLIDVFGKRVRVEEYIIRPQEDTMKLVTMNERDNRFDYFVWKVQFDKAIPTDLTASTKWIGWTEGSVSPDYYVKTNEWNASNTVDKVESQYSGGHVENSGGTYKLLFNNYYYRINNIDKMTYAPTTSGANITSMNDVTWKVAGGASAGMTNTAFETWFGANTESTVSADKLNDSLKVTFADNTWSKEEYYIINDEGKVGARSVFSGLAGNSYRDQLLKWNQQLVMTSSEFTGVDKKIDLVVEPKLFVDAGLVAIP
- a CDS encoding PorV/PorQ family protein, whose product is MNRKILAVVMALVVAGFAVGNVFAARDKIGTTVSFLKLGAGVKPLAMGSAYAGIANDVNSIYWNPAGLAGMQKKEITAMYNLMYQGVDFSDMGYGYIAAGIPLGKLGTVGYALNYFTAGSIEKRLTDTTDAAGTFSASYMSNTLGYGIALGNLELGLGLKFINGTIDSTASNLAIGADLGVMYNFNSSLGLGLAIQNLGTPLKFAASEDPLPLNIKLGVGYKTGKLSAGVDVNVPTDNDVNFALGAEYALAFGSISLPLRLGFNTARMQDLGAMSGLSLGLGVGINDMLCFDLAWLPQGDQLGNTYSIALTFKF
- a CDS encoding serine/threonine-protein kinase codes for the protein MANKKNTFFSDFLTGFIISVILLVAYFLQLGVFEVLENKIYDFRALLRQSKKPGDAVVIVAIDDSSISSIGRWPWPRSVMADIISKISEGQPKIIGLSILYSEPEESPGLDMFRELKQKYFAMLTDPTTKRSGAAKVYQTVLQDLSAAEQGLDSDAILENTFLACQNVILPMYFSVQVPDVRDKDEQPLLSSSTLLGLNSFAGNENIPEGYYPSLPLEPFALAAVGLGHVNSFNDIDGVLRRESLVIKHINKLYPSFALQLASVFLDTNISDIKLNKSNELVVGKSDIPIDKKFDMMINFVGPAQSFKYFSVVEILKGNVPVEAFKDRIVLIGSMATGIASLNTVPVGSNYPSIEVTANVLQNIIAKRFILRPKWAVTVEIVTLVLCALFVMLLLPRLKAQWGAILASVLMIIIIGTGTYLFAANGYWIKIMYSTMLLMLGYIVIVSKRFLFTEKRKELVEAESIETNKMLGLSFQGQGMLDLAFDKFSKCPLDDQMKDLLYNLALDFERKRQLNKAIAVYEHIANVDPNFKDVKARIDGAKNMAPVMSLGGAAKADGTVMISGAGQKPTLGRYEIEKELGRGAMGIVYLGKDPKINRMVAIKTLKFDDDVSEEQMKAVKERFFREAESAGKLSHPNIIRVFDAGDDMDVSYIAMELLDGSDFKQYCEKDKLLPIPEVIDIIIKVADALDYAHAEGVIHRDIKPANIMTLKAGGIRVTDFGIARITASSKTQTGTVLGTPSYMSPEQISGKKVDGRSDLFSLGVMFYEMLVGKKPFEGDSIGTLLYQIVNEKHPSSRAANPNIPEYVEKVIDKMLEKNADNRYSRGKEIVADLKQCLALMNTSK
- a CDS encoding Stp1/IreP family PP2C-type Ser/Thr phosphatase, whose translation is MLKVIGFGQSDKGQKRQNNEDNLFYEQEIGFYMVADGMGGHASGEIASKIAVDVISQQVKQCLSTGKVANLGPMNPNWSIRTKYLVQSVYMANQVIFEAASKYPQDYGMGTTVVTVLLHEDNKFTVAHVGDSRLYMVRDGKLSQVTTDHSYVEEQVRRGLLTPEQAKTAENKNILTRALGTEKTVKVDIQELELKENDVYMLCTDGLDRMVPDEDIEKIILEKKEPPVIAKSLIDKANANGGVDNVTVVCMKVEPTKMGWFGKMFR
- a CDS encoding FHA domain-containing protein, producing MPKLILKFGPAVIKEYPVDKDIITIGRKPDNDLVIEHQAVSGHHARLLKQAGMYMIEDLSSTNGTFVNGKKILNAYLRSGNEVLVATHTLVFIDDAQPAGEVAAVSEQSVAAAVPTPPPPRPSVPPPVPPAPAARTSVPAEPVTAVAGAGKALIRIVEGIVDITEFKLTGSLTYIGTNEQAVIKIKGGLFAPPLAAAIIKRPEGFLFKAIKEGYPKVNGKTVKDEQILASGDMIECGSTKMTFMEKE